A section of the Ornithinimicrobium sufpigmenti genome encodes:
- a CDS encoding 1,4-dihydroxy-2-naphthoyl-CoA synthase: MTQTQPDANPFDPAQWQEVEGFSQLSDITYHRHVELGCVRIAFDRPEVRNAFRPHTVDELYRTLDHARMSPDVGVVLLTGNGPSPKDGGWAFCSGGDQRIRGRSGYQYASDDTDDVTASGVDEARVKAEGGRLHILEVQRLIRTMPKVVIAVVGGWAAGGGHSLHVICDLTIASRQHARFKQTDADVGSFDGGYGSAYLAKMVGQKFAREIFFLGRAYDAEAMHRMGAVNIVADHAELETEAVQVAREILGKSPTAQRMLKFAFNLADDGMVGQQVFAGEATRLAYMTDEAVEGKEAFLEKREPDWSPFPWYF; this comes from the coding sequence GTGACCCAGACCCAGCCCGACGCCAACCCGTTCGACCCCGCCCAGTGGCAGGAGGTCGAGGGTTTCTCACAGCTCTCCGACATCACCTACCACCGGCACGTGGAGCTCGGCTGCGTCCGGATCGCCTTCGACCGCCCGGAGGTGCGCAACGCTTTCCGGCCGCACACGGTCGACGAGCTGTACCGGACGCTGGACCACGCCCGGATGAGCCCCGACGTGGGGGTGGTGCTGCTCACCGGCAACGGCCCTTCCCCCAAGGACGGCGGCTGGGCCTTCTGCTCGGGCGGGGACCAGCGGATCCGGGGTCGCAGCGGCTACCAGTACGCCAGCGATGACACCGACGACGTCACCGCCTCGGGCGTCGACGAGGCCAGGGTCAAGGCGGAGGGCGGACGCCTGCACATCCTGGAGGTGCAGCGGCTGATCCGCACCATGCCCAAGGTCGTCATCGCGGTCGTCGGTGGCTGGGCGGCCGGCGGTGGCCACTCGCTGCACGTGATCTGCGACTTGACGATCGCCTCCCGGCAGCACGCCCGGTTCAAGCAGACCGATGCCGACGTGGGCAGCTTCGACGGGGGCTACGGCTCGGCCTACCTGGCCAAGATGGTGGGGCAGAAGTTCGCGCGGGAGATCTTCTTCCTGGGTCGCGCCTACGACGCCGAGGCCATGCACCGGATGGGCGCGGTGAACATCGTCGCTGACCACGCAGAGCTGGAGACCGAGGCGGTGCAGGTGGCCCGGGAGATCCTCGGCAAGTCACCGACCGCCCAGCGGATGCTGAAGTTCGCCTTCAACCTCGCCGACGACGGGATGGTGGGCCAGCAGGTCTTCGCCGGGGAAGCGACGCGGCTGGCCTACATGACCGACGAGGCGGTGGAGGGCAAGGAGGCCTTCCTGGAGAAGCGGGAGCCGGACTGGTCACCGTTCCCGTGGTACTTCTGA
- a CDS encoding VOC family protein gives MALKWYTIVVDCRDPQAQARWWAEALDWVVVFDTPEEAVVVPRHALEGEGRVADLETWMRRGQGLVFVPVPEGKQVKNRLHIDLAPHVSQDRDAEIQRLLDLGASRIDVGQDAAEVTWTVLADPEGNEFCVLSSRDQ, from the coding sequence ATGGCACTGAAGTGGTACACGATCGTCGTCGACTGCCGCGACCCCCAGGCCCAGGCGAGGTGGTGGGCGGAGGCGCTGGACTGGGTGGTCGTCTTCGACACCCCGGAGGAGGCTGTGGTGGTCCCCCGGCACGCGCTGGAGGGCGAGGGGAGGGTGGCCGACCTGGAGACGTGGATGCGCCGGGGCCAGGGGCTGGTCTTCGTCCCCGTCCCCGAGGGCAAGCAGGTGAAGAACCGGCTGCACATCGACCTTGCGCCACACGTCTCCCAGGACCGCGACGCCGAGATCCAGCGGCTGCTGGACCTGGGTGCGTCCAGGATCGACGTCGGTCAGGACGCGGCGGAGGTCACGTGGACGGTGCTGGCCGACCCGGAGGGAAATGAGTTCTGCGTGCTGTCCAGCCGCGACCAGTGA
- a CDS encoding o-succinylbenzoate synthase, protein MDVPEPPGLPDLPELLAGAHVVALPMRVRFRGVDVREAVLLRGPRGWAEWAPFPEYDDRDAARWLAAALELGWGELPKPVRGQVGVNATVPAVAAAQVEGVLARYDRCRTAKVKVAERGQTLADDVERVTEVRRLLGPDARVRVDANGAWSVDAARDALSALAPLGLEYAEQPCATVEELAALRLALARAGVDVPIAADESIRRAEDPLRVAREGAADLVVVKVAPLGGVRRALEIVADAGLPAVVSSALDTSVGLAGGVRLAAALPQLDHDCGLGTAALLAADVVPEPLVPHAGSLTTTRADAARSAVDPALLAAYSAPSERVTWWRQRLARAHALL, encoded by the coding sequence ATGGACGTGCCCGAGCCGCCCGGACTGCCGGATCTGCCGGAGCTGCTGGCGGGCGCGCACGTGGTGGCGCTGCCGATGCGGGTGCGCTTCCGCGGCGTGGACGTGCGGGAGGCGGTGCTCCTGCGGGGGCCGCGGGGCTGGGCGGAGTGGGCGCCGTTCCCGGAGTATGACGATCGAGACGCCGCGCGCTGGCTCGCCGCTGCCCTCGAGCTGGGGTGGGGCGAGCTGCCGAAGCCGGTGCGGGGGCAGGTGGGCGTGAACGCCACGGTCCCCGCGGTTGCCGCGGCGCAGGTGGAGGGTGTCCTGGCCCGCTACGACCGGTGCCGGACCGCCAAGGTGAAGGTGGCCGAGCGGGGTCAGACGCTGGCCGACGACGTGGAGCGGGTCACGGAGGTGCGGCGGCTGCTCGGTCCGGACGCGCGGGTCCGGGTCGACGCCAACGGTGCCTGGTCCGTGGACGCGGCGCGTGATGCGCTCAGCGCGCTGGCGCCGCTCGGGCTGGAGTATGCCGAGCAACCCTGCGCCACCGTCGAGGAGCTGGCAGCTCTGCGTCTGGCCCTGGCCCGCGCCGGGGTGGACGTGCCGATCGCCGCCGACGAGTCGATCCGGCGGGCCGAGGACCCGCTGCGGGTCGCGCGGGAGGGTGCGGCGGACCTTGTGGTGGTCAAGGTCGCACCCCTGGGCGGCGTGCGCCGCGCCCTGGAGATCGTCGCCGACGCCGGCCTGCCGGCGGTGGTGTCCTCGGCCCTGGACACTTCCGTGGGGCTCGCGGGCGGGGTCCGGCTCGCAGCGGCGCTGCCGCAGCTCGACCACGACTGCGGTCTGGGGACGGCGGCGCTGCTCGCGGCTGACGTCGTGCCGGAGCCGCTCGTGCCCCACGCCGGGTCCCTGACCACCACCCGCGCGGACGCGGCACGGTCCGCCGTCGACCCGGCGCTGCTCGCCGCATACTCCGCACCCTCTGAACGCGTCACCTGGTGGCGACAGCGGCTGGCCCGGGCCCACGCACTCCTCTAG
- a CDS encoding ammonium transporter, with translation MELTAGDVWVMVSAALVLLMTPGLAFFYGGLARAKAALNMIMMSFVAVGVVGVVWVLWGYGMTSGPALLGGLVGNPASDLGLSGHVGSADLIGIGYGATFAIITVALISGAVADRTRFGPWTLFVAIWATLVYCPLAFMVWGGGLLSAEGAVGRVFGEAIDFAGGTVVHINAGLAALVLVYIIGSRADFGKAKGYHRPHNVPLVMMGTAMLWFGWFGFNGGAAGSAEEAGLIWVNTLAAPAAAMLAWLLVERLRDGRPTSVGAASGVVAGLVAITPACANVSPLGALAIGLLAGIGSCLAVGWKYRFGYDDALDVVGVHLVAGVIGTVALGFLALPVEGEGGGLLYGGGVGQLVAQLAATVFTLIFTGVLTALIGLAIARTIGFRVSPEDEALGVDRSEHSESAYHFDPEREPTVSA, from the coding sequence ATGGAACTCACTGCAGGTGACGTCTGGGTCATGGTTTCGGCGGCGCTGGTGCTGCTGATGACACCCGGTCTGGCGTTCTTCTACGGCGGTCTCGCCAGGGCCAAGGCCGCCCTCAACATGATCATGATGAGCTTCGTGGCCGTCGGTGTCGTGGGCGTCGTCTGGGTGCTGTGGGGCTACGGCATGACCTCCGGCCCGGCGCTGCTCGGCGGGCTGGTGGGCAACCCGGCCAGCGACCTCGGCCTCAGCGGCCATGTCGGCAGCGCAGACCTCATCGGGATCGGCTACGGCGCCACCTTCGCGATCATCACCGTCGCGCTGATCTCGGGGGCGGTCGCTGACCGGACACGGTTCGGGCCCTGGACGCTGTTCGTGGCGATCTGGGCCACGCTCGTCTACTGCCCGCTGGCCTTCATGGTCTGGGGCGGCGGTCTGCTCTCGGCGGAGGGGGCCGTCGGCCGGGTGTTCGGCGAGGCCATCGACTTCGCTGGCGGCACGGTGGTGCACATCAACGCCGGGCTGGCCGCGCTCGTGCTGGTCTACATCATCGGCAGCCGGGCCGACTTCGGGAAGGCCAAGGGCTACCACCGTCCGCACAACGTCCCGCTGGTGATGATGGGCACGGCGATGCTCTGGTTCGGCTGGTTCGGCTTCAACGGCGGCGCGGCCGGCTCGGCCGAGGAGGCGGGCCTGATCTGGGTCAACACGCTGGCCGCCCCGGCCGCGGCGATGCTGGCCTGGCTGCTGGTCGAGCGGCTGCGCGACGGCCGCCCCACCTCGGTCGGCGCTGCCTCCGGCGTCGTCGCCGGCCTCGTCGCGATCACCCCGGCGTGTGCCAACGTCTCCCCGCTCGGGGCGCTGGCCATCGGGCTCCTCGCCGGCATCGGGTCCTGCCTGGCCGTGGGATGGAAGTACCGGTTCGGGTATGACGACGCGCTCGACGTGGTGGGCGTGCACCTGGTCGCGGGTGTCATCGGCACGGTTGCCCTCGGCTTCCTCGCCCTGCCGGTCGAGGGTGAGGGTGGCGGGCTCCTCTACGGCGGCGGCGTCGGTCAGCTCGTCGCACAGCTGGCGGCGACCGTGTTCACACTCATCTTCACCGGGGTGCTGACCGCGCTGATCGGCCTGGCCATCGCCCGGACGATCGGGTTCCGGGTCAGCCCGGAGGACGAGGCCCTCGGCGTGGATCGCTCGGAGCACAGCGAGTCGGCCTACCACTTCGACCCGGAGCGGGAGCCGACTGTCTCCGCCTGA
- a CDS encoding MarR family winged helix-turn-helix transcriptional regulator has protein sequence MARYEQQPSRPDAELSEVDLLLRLARRWRRLGAEAMSEEGLSPHQERGLLALARFGRRSEGDHAAGVRVSHLADHLGIAPRSATEVADALEAAGLVERSPDPTDRRAVLLTLTESGRHAVAEVRDRRRSAAEEAMSALTPDDRADLRRILMQLLAD, from the coding sequence ATGGCCCGCTATGAGCAGCAGCCCTCCCGGCCCGACGCGGAGCTGTCCGAGGTCGACCTGCTGCTACGCCTGGCCCGGCGTTGGCGTCGGCTCGGTGCCGAGGCGATGAGCGAGGAAGGGCTCTCTCCGCACCAGGAGCGAGGGCTTCTCGCGCTGGCCCGGTTTGGCCGACGGTCCGAAGGGGACCATGCGGCGGGGGTCCGCGTCTCGCACCTCGCGGACCACCTCGGGATAGCTCCCCGTTCGGCCACCGAGGTCGCTGACGCCCTGGAGGCTGCCGGGCTCGTTGAGCGCTCCCCCGACCCCACCGACCGACGTGCGGTGCTGCTCACCCTCACCGAGAGCGGCCGACACGCAGTCGCGGAGGTCCGCGACCGGCGACGGTCGGCCGCCGAGGAGGCGATGTCCGCCCTAACCCCTGACGACCGGGCGGACCTGCGTCGGATCCTGATGCAGCTCTTGGCTGACTGA